A DNA window from Doryrhamphus excisus isolate RoL2022-K1 chromosome 2, RoL_Dexc_1.0, whole genome shotgun sequence contains the following coding sequences:
- the LOC131107052 gene encoding PH and SEC7 domain-containing protein 4 isoform X1, with protein sequence MEEKYLGSPSMDLTAPPLRHSRSSKDEQHLNGEANSKEEGADEWEQTIWPTRALHCTAAATLSFATVQWEIPDAAAERRSLTTDSNVTGVLDSLTSCSSLHKPYGDEEEEEVERTEKQNGFDSSVNSECTGNYIKPCDAAAGREPMTQQREHSTHQCRQISYNAVTLRSDSEEEGEDCVTSNAVAPVDLCPEEPREETDVLLTGCADSGGDDQTSFQGGKMAEGSKKSPDECLIDTVNAEVPTPPQTTNDNGPIFELTKVRLAEATSQEASLPEDDNTEMFETSVKVQPQPHKPTKGIRLPEQAQTNHTAHCEGSVHVRQLQRTDGLPDEKLSIQPVDLTELCCDDEQQEKDKTSQHATSLIQHVTPTRAKTPHETQEVTGTLNGSVPVLMANGGTSGTSEDAPPHMNGDDVDREMACHLAERLFKLDGVQRVDVVKHLDKDNAFSHAVGEEYLRFFDFTGQTLDQALRSFLKVVILLGETQERERVLQHFTSRFHQCNPDSFSSPEAVLALACALMLLNTDLHGQNVGKAMSTSKFVSNLDGMNDGENFSKELLKCLYNSIKSEPLQWAVDEEELASVLTEEDVPLRSKSNPFQDVPHDKAAPVVKQGFLQRKLHADIDGKRTPWGKRRWKTFYGVLKGMVLFLQKDHSRKEPQANEEVVSVHHSLAEAAVDYTKKPYVFRLQTADWRVFLFQASSKMEMISWINRINLVSALHSSPPFPAAVGSQRRFCRPILPASQSAHTLERQLQSHTGMLESFKADLSYLQQNPPEGRKGRGKEMEEHRTRAEYLQHEICRYESYICVLQAWKGVQKMGDGGALITTALGMFDNAMCASPLDEDEDGDIGHLTKSHSSPSLELEMAPPSTIKVKRNISERWTYRRTITPRLNKDA encoded by the exons ATGGAAGAGAAATATCTGGGCTCTCCTTCCATGGATTTGACGGCGCCGCCTTTGCGACACTCGAGGAGCTCAAAAGATGAGCAGCATTTGAACGGAGAGGCTAATTCAAAAGAGGAGGGTGCAGACGAGTGGGAGCAGACGATATGGCCAACGCGAGCCCTGCACTgcaccgccgccgccacgcTCTCCTTCGCTACGGTGCAGTGGGAGATTCCTGACGCCGCCGCAGAGAGGCGGTCTTTGACAACTGACAGCAATGTGACCGGCGTGCTGGACTCTCTGACTTCTTGTTCATCATTACACAAACCTTATggtgacgaggaggaggaggaagtggagcgCACAGAGAAACAAAACGGCTTTGACTCATCAGTGAACTCAGAGTGTACGGGCAATTATATCAAG CCATGTGATGCTGCAGCTGGACGTGAGCCGATGACACAACAAAGGGAACATTCAACACATCAGTGCCGACAGATCAGCTACAACG CCGTCACACTGAGGTCTGATTcagaggaggagggagaagaCTGCGTCACATCCAATGCGGTTGCACCAGTGGATTTATGCCCAGAAGAACCACGGGAGGAGACGGATGTTCTCCTGACTGGATGCGCCGACTCAGGAGGAGACGACCAAACTTCATTTCAAGGCGGCAAGATGGCGGAAGGGAGCAAAAAAAGTCCTGATGAATGCCTCATCGACACTGTTAATGC GGAGGTGCCAACACCGCCGCAAACAACTAATGATAATGGACCAATTTTTGAACTTACAAAGGTACGTCTTGCAGAAGCCACAAGTCAAGAAGCTTCACTCCCTGAAGATGATAATACAGAGATGTTTGAAACATCTGTAAAGGTACAGCCACAACCACATAAGCCCACAAAGGGCATCAGACTGCCAGAGCAGGCCCAAACAAACCATACTGCACACTGTGAAGGCTCAGTCCACGTCCGACAGCTGCAACGTACTGATGGATTACCTGATGAAAAGCTTTCAATCCAGCCTGTGGACTTGACCGAGTTGTGTTGTGATGATGAGCAACAGGAGAAGGACAAAACATCCCAGCATGCAACCTCCTTGATTCAGCACGTGACTCCTACTCGGGCCAAGACGCCACACGAGACTCAGGAGGTCACGGGCACCCTGAATGGATCCGTACCAGTACTCATGGCAAATGGAGGGACAAGCGGAACGTCAGAGGATGCACCACCTCACATGAATGGTGACGACGTTGACAGGGAGATGGCGTGTCACCTCGCTGAACGTCTCTTTAAGCTGGATGGGGTCCAACGTGTAGATGTGGTGAAGCACCTCGACAAAGA TAATGCGTTCAGTCATGCCGTTGGAGAGGAGTACCTCAGGTTCTTTGATTTCACCGGGCAAACTCTGGACCAAGCCCTGAG ATCTTTCTTAAAAGTGGTGATCCTGCTGGGAGAGACTCAGGAGAGGGAGCGGGTACTGCAGCATTTCACCAGCCGCTTCCATCAGTGCAACCCAGATTCCTTCTCCTCGCCAG aGGCCGTGTTGGCTCTTGCTTGTGCTCTCATGCTCCTCAACACAGACTTGCACGGACAG AATGTTGGGAAAGCCATGTCCACTTCCAAGTTTGTGTCCAACCTGGATGGAATGAACGATGGAGAAAACTTCAGCAAAGAGCTGCTGAAA TGTCTGTACAACTCCATCAAGAGCGAGCCGTTGCAGTGGGCAGT TGACGAGGAGGAGCTGGCCTCGGTACTGACGGAGGAGGACGTGCCCTTGCGGTCCAAGAGCAACCCCTTCCAGGACGTTCCCCACGACAAGGCGGCGCCGGTTGTCAAACAGGGTTTCCTTCAGAGGAAACTCCATGCTGACATTGACGGGAAGCGCA CTCCTTGGGGGAAGAGACGCTGGAAGACCTTCTACGGCGTGTTGAAAGGAATGGTCCTTTTCTTACAGAAG GATCACAGTAGGAAGGAGCCGCAAGCTAACGAGGAGGTGGTGAGTGTTCATCACTCGCTGGCCGAGGCCGCCGTCGATTACACCAAGAAGCCGTACGTGTTCCGTTTGCAGACGGCCGACTGGAGAGTTTTCCTTTTTCAAGCTTC ATCCAAAATGGAAATGATCTCATGGATCAACCGCATTAACTTGGTGTCAGCTCTCCACTCCTCCCCTCCGTTCCCCGCAGCCGTAGGCTCCCAGAGGAGGTTCTGCAGGCCGATCCTTCCCGCCTCGCAATCTGCTCACACTctg GAACGCCAACTGCAGTCCCACACCGGAATGCTGGAGTCCTTCAAAGCGGACCTGTCATACCTCCAGCAGAATCCTCCAGAGGGCAGAAAGGGCAGAGGAAAGGAGATGGAAGAGCATCGAACAAGGGCCGAGTACCTGCAGCACGAG ATATGTCGTTACGAGAGCTACATATGTGTGCTGCAGGCCTGGAAGGGCGTCCAAAAGATGGGTGACGGCGGCGCTTTGATCACCACCGCCCTCGGCATGTTTGACAATGCCATGTGTGCATCCCCTCTGGACGAGGACGAAGATGGGGACATAGGCCATCTGACCAAATCACACTCCAGCCCCTCCCTGGAATTGGAGATGGCACCACCGAGCACCATCAAAGTCAAACGCAACATTTCAGAAAGGTGGACTTACCGTAGGACCATCACGCCTCGATTGAATAAAGACGCATGA
- the LOC131107052 gene encoding PH and SEC7 domain-containing protein 2 isoform X2: MEEKYLGSPSMDLTAPPLRHSRSSKDEQHLNGEANSKEEGADEWEQTIWPTRALHCTAAATLSFATVQWEIPDAAAERRSLTTDSNVTGVLDSLTSCSSLHKPYGDEEEEEVERTEKQNGFDSSVNSECTGNYIKPCDAAAGREPMTQQREHSTHQCRQISYNAVTLRSDSEEEGEDCVTSNAVAPVDLCPEEPREETDVLLTGCADSGGDDQTSFQGGKMAEGSKKSPDECLIDTVNAEVPTPPQTTNDNGPIFELTKVQPQPHKPTKGIRLPEQAQTNHTAHCEGSVHVRQLQRTDGLPDEKLSIQPVDLTELCCDDEQQEKDKTSQHATSLIQHVTPTRAKTPHETQEVTGTLNGSVPVLMANGGTSGTSEDAPPHMNGDDVDREMACHLAERLFKLDGVQRVDVVKHLDKDNAFSHAVGEEYLRFFDFTGQTLDQALRSFLKVVILLGETQERERVLQHFTSRFHQCNPDSFSSPEAVLALACALMLLNTDLHGQNVGKAMSTSKFVSNLDGMNDGENFSKELLKCLYNSIKSEPLQWAVDEEELASVLTEEDVPLRSKSNPFQDVPHDKAAPVVKQGFLQRKLHADIDGKRTPWGKRRWKTFYGVLKGMVLFLQKDHSRKEPQANEEVVSVHHSLAEAAVDYTKKPYVFRLQTADWRVFLFQASSKMEMISWINRINLVSALHSSPPFPAAVGSQRRFCRPILPASQSAHTLERQLQSHTGMLESFKADLSYLQQNPPEGRKGRGKEMEEHRTRAEYLQHEICRYESYICVLQAWKGVQKMGDGGALITTALGMFDNAMCASPLDEDEDGDIGHLTKSHSSPSLELEMAPPSTIKVKRNISERWTYRRTITPRLNKDA; this comes from the exons ATGGAAGAGAAATATCTGGGCTCTCCTTCCATGGATTTGACGGCGCCGCCTTTGCGACACTCGAGGAGCTCAAAAGATGAGCAGCATTTGAACGGAGAGGCTAATTCAAAAGAGGAGGGTGCAGACGAGTGGGAGCAGACGATATGGCCAACGCGAGCCCTGCACTgcaccgccgccgccacgcTCTCCTTCGCTACGGTGCAGTGGGAGATTCCTGACGCCGCCGCAGAGAGGCGGTCTTTGACAACTGACAGCAATGTGACCGGCGTGCTGGACTCTCTGACTTCTTGTTCATCATTACACAAACCTTATggtgacgaggaggaggaggaagtggagcgCACAGAGAAACAAAACGGCTTTGACTCATCAGTGAACTCAGAGTGTACGGGCAATTATATCAAG CCATGTGATGCTGCAGCTGGACGTGAGCCGATGACACAACAAAGGGAACATTCAACACATCAGTGCCGACAGATCAGCTACAACG CCGTCACACTGAGGTCTGATTcagaggaggagggagaagaCTGCGTCACATCCAATGCGGTTGCACCAGTGGATTTATGCCCAGAAGAACCACGGGAGGAGACGGATGTTCTCCTGACTGGATGCGCCGACTCAGGAGGAGACGACCAAACTTCATTTCAAGGCGGCAAGATGGCGGAAGGGAGCAAAAAAAGTCCTGATGAATGCCTCATCGACACTGTTAATGC GGAGGTGCCAACACCGCCGCAAACAACTAATGATAATGGACCAATTTTTGAACTTACAAAG GTACAGCCACAACCACATAAGCCCACAAAGGGCATCAGACTGCCAGAGCAGGCCCAAACAAACCATACTGCACACTGTGAAGGCTCAGTCCACGTCCGACAGCTGCAACGTACTGATGGATTACCTGATGAAAAGCTTTCAATCCAGCCTGTGGACTTGACCGAGTTGTGTTGTGATGATGAGCAACAGGAGAAGGACAAAACATCCCAGCATGCAACCTCCTTGATTCAGCACGTGACTCCTACTCGGGCCAAGACGCCACACGAGACTCAGGAGGTCACGGGCACCCTGAATGGATCCGTACCAGTACTCATGGCAAATGGAGGGACAAGCGGAACGTCAGAGGATGCACCACCTCACATGAATGGTGACGACGTTGACAGGGAGATGGCGTGTCACCTCGCTGAACGTCTCTTTAAGCTGGATGGGGTCCAACGTGTAGATGTGGTGAAGCACCTCGACAAAGA TAATGCGTTCAGTCATGCCGTTGGAGAGGAGTACCTCAGGTTCTTTGATTTCACCGGGCAAACTCTGGACCAAGCCCTGAG ATCTTTCTTAAAAGTGGTGATCCTGCTGGGAGAGACTCAGGAGAGGGAGCGGGTACTGCAGCATTTCACCAGCCGCTTCCATCAGTGCAACCCAGATTCCTTCTCCTCGCCAG aGGCCGTGTTGGCTCTTGCTTGTGCTCTCATGCTCCTCAACACAGACTTGCACGGACAG AATGTTGGGAAAGCCATGTCCACTTCCAAGTTTGTGTCCAACCTGGATGGAATGAACGATGGAGAAAACTTCAGCAAAGAGCTGCTGAAA TGTCTGTACAACTCCATCAAGAGCGAGCCGTTGCAGTGGGCAGT TGACGAGGAGGAGCTGGCCTCGGTACTGACGGAGGAGGACGTGCCCTTGCGGTCCAAGAGCAACCCCTTCCAGGACGTTCCCCACGACAAGGCGGCGCCGGTTGTCAAACAGGGTTTCCTTCAGAGGAAACTCCATGCTGACATTGACGGGAAGCGCA CTCCTTGGGGGAAGAGACGCTGGAAGACCTTCTACGGCGTGTTGAAAGGAATGGTCCTTTTCTTACAGAAG GATCACAGTAGGAAGGAGCCGCAAGCTAACGAGGAGGTGGTGAGTGTTCATCACTCGCTGGCCGAGGCCGCCGTCGATTACACCAAGAAGCCGTACGTGTTCCGTTTGCAGACGGCCGACTGGAGAGTTTTCCTTTTTCAAGCTTC ATCCAAAATGGAAATGATCTCATGGATCAACCGCATTAACTTGGTGTCAGCTCTCCACTCCTCCCCTCCGTTCCCCGCAGCCGTAGGCTCCCAGAGGAGGTTCTGCAGGCCGATCCTTCCCGCCTCGCAATCTGCTCACACTctg GAACGCCAACTGCAGTCCCACACCGGAATGCTGGAGTCCTTCAAAGCGGACCTGTCATACCTCCAGCAGAATCCTCCAGAGGGCAGAAAGGGCAGAGGAAAGGAGATGGAAGAGCATCGAACAAGGGCCGAGTACCTGCAGCACGAG ATATGTCGTTACGAGAGCTACATATGTGTGCTGCAGGCCTGGAAGGGCGTCCAAAAGATGGGTGACGGCGGCGCTTTGATCACCACCGCCCTCGGCATGTTTGACAATGCCATGTGTGCATCCCCTCTGGACGAGGACGAAGATGGGGACATAGGCCATCTGACCAAATCACACTCCAGCCCCTCCCTGGAATTGGAGATGGCACCACCGAGCACCATCAAAGTCAAACGCAACATTTCAGAAAGGTGGACTTACCGTAGGACCATCACGCCTCGATTGAATAAAGACGCATGA